The following are encoded together in the Euwallacea fornicatus isolate EFF26 chromosome 11, ASM4011564v1, whole genome shotgun sequence genome:
- the Ziz gene encoding dedicator of cytokinesis protein 9 isoform X2 has product MSERKFARGLGKPGTAAQLRETISQVVRENTVNSKPNLVDPLDFEQFLIKHKTVLQNDPQRELLLYPADDISQVVLPRRSRTLSPTLPSETEVEHCNLFTKQCIKSYSSNWQVVHFRYAPYSGGYADLPKLPSITALPLQLYEVDIDEDAGDKSRSDNITKEGWLMKGPEIGSERGFVNMGSKSFKRRYCYLRQEVDGTYILEMYKDEKKGEAKMTIVMDFCTDVVKNVKRGRHCFELRMTAGRKSYVLAAESESDFKDWLSKLISVLQQYKIQEEKRAASLEREKSTPPPSPQSQCFGTLKGLEQSMNPQLMKYARETDISIALSRKESREKLFALFPPLAMLLKSPNSSQDQVEPFREIFGNRVFLKCENIKLKLQVMDEKENLCQVEPYYTTLCLFDLKSGRKLTEHFHFDVNSDSIRTTFTSSQQNADASKVKLDILDKVSSEWLLYPRQGLLSITNPHPDIFLFVRIEKVLQGGISQSSDSYVKANRDPRVGIKCYKNIAACCQRLGKFRMPFAWTARPLYRLYSNELDTVSDFHAIYRQESNKMSDEEVLRVLSDYRKPDKFNKFTVIPGSLEIKISAFSDLPPNCLTTSLVPVKPFSLPTSHPPTFEVTEFEGQCEKDVHPYTTFLNHLYVYPLSLNFDTQKVFTRARNIACVVELRDSDNDEAKGIPCIYGRPGQPALVSSMSCAVLHHNTVPTWYEEVKIRLPTNILYSHHLLFTFYHISCDIAKKRDNGIETCVGYAWLPLLHKGKLNVDTQIIPVASHLPPGYLAVQSFGLGKGNAGPEINWVDAQKPIFTVSFNLVSTVNTKDQHLFNLFLHAERLLDPKPTAIPSESETCKILKALHAIHLTTLITFLPTLFDQLFTLLVVTTSSEIGLNVIRVMINLVNMLCDSNRKDVLNAYVKYNFALIGSKRNATVHEEMGRHLPAILDPNNPDFLVVNKFMHHSDFFFEIMTKSMTQHLLVSGRIKMQRHERFPTDYLNQLESLSQVLISYILNKYKETPLETKELNKNLANFFKRCLSLIDRGFVFKLIKWYMDKFNPGDPRVLQEIKFAFLEVVCNHEHYVAFNLPIQQSRLSPRNKSPDPLDELSLSETFCKHHFIVALLLEEVKLSLNEVTYVRRIGLTTLRNLVAKHEFDDRFQNKGQMGRVAMIYLPWLGIAIENINRISLEEQGDEGAVDSLVNRMSSSSSYLFGKSSASECTPKSHRFTLHLDKDSPMHIRNSAFFDAIAGQSLVNGQSLSIDSDISVLSGDDKSTLSQDTTIIREDSLKNGGGDHHPKTHERSTSSHLPRYDKLHFHEIKDMLLVYLFVLKHANEEHLVMWWQSYPESDVVNFFSMLEFALHCFKYEGLRNVNVVKTPDTENVKPRSKKAHTLPARINPSEINHEGTGTLVIHTNRENLIESENEVHKKQQATLEQHLASEVGLITLDCIGLYSMHFKKKLIATGSDSEIMKKIFDVFLSMIQIGQSESLFKHLFAALRAFINNYSNVFFQGNASLCGKLCYELLKCCNSRVSSIRQESCALLYLLMRSNFEFTNRKGLTRVHLQVIISVSQMLGNIVGLNNARFQESLSLINSYASSDKAMKGTGFPTEVKDLTKRIRTVLMATVQMREHHQDPEMLVDLQHSLANSYASTPELRHTWLETMTRNHARDGNYSEAACCQLHIAALMAEYLKLKKVQSWGAEAFAKISSNIPKDEKGLKLDSGVQDIQYTEFTLLEQLESCAEYIDKAERYEIMGELFKLVIPLYEKKRNYEQLKKSYQSLAQNYDKVIEVNRSGKRLLGRYYRVGFYGSAYFEEENGKEYVYKEPKVTSLSEISERLERQYSEKFGQDTVKMIQDSTPVAQGELDPKLAYIQVTHLTPHFEKTELEDRQTEFEQNHDVRTFMYETPFTKDGRARGNPEEQWKRRTVLKTSYAFPYVKKKILVESRRIIELKPIEVAIDEMQARVAELEDVVFSQPTDAKKLQLRLQGSVCVQVNAGPLAYATVFLDPSLSNMYPDDKVEELKDIYREFLKICYSALQINAKLIAHDQQEYQEVLRQNYKKLCLSLSTLFGESLWPHDETGSFKRNSMGLFSPVTGAAQNSSTA; this is encoded by the exons ATGAGTGAGAGGAAATTCGCCAGAGGCCTAGGAAAACCGGGAACCGCAGCACAGTTAAGGGAAACAATCTCTCAAGTAGTTAGGGAAAATACTGTAAAT AGCAAACCAAACCTCGTAGATCCATTAgattttgaacagtttttaatAAAGCATAAAACAGTCCTGCAAAATGATCCACAAAGGGAACTTTTGCTGTACCCTGCTGATGACATTTCG CAAGTGGTTTTACCCCGACGCTCCCGAACTCTCTCACCAACCCTGCCCTCAGAGACAGAAGTAGAACATTGCAACCTTTTCACCAAACAATGCATCAAGAGTTACTCATCCAACTGGCAAGTGGTCCATTTTCGATATGCTCCGTATTCCGGTGGATATGCGGACTTGCCGAAATTACCTAGCATCACCGCTCTGCCCCTGCAATTATACGAAGTGGACATCGATGAAGATGCTGGTGATAAGTCAAGATCTGATAACATCACCAAGGAAGGATGGCTCATGAAGGGACCCGAAATTG GGTCTGAGAGGGGATTCGTGAATATGGGATCTAAGAGCTTCAAAAGGCGCTACTGCTACTTGAGACAGGAAGTGGATGGCACCTATATATTAGAGATGTATAAAGACGAGAAAAAAGGAGAGGCAAAAATGACTATTGTCATGGATTTTTGCACTGATGTCGTTAAG AACGTAAAGCGCGGCAGGCATTGCTTCGAACTTCGAATGACTGCAGGACGTAAATCTTACGTTCTGGCCGCGGAAAGTGAGTCTGATTTCAAGGATTGGTTGAGCAAGCTCATATCAGTGCTTCAGCAGTATAAAATCCAAGAAGAGAAACGAGCAGCCTCCTTGGAGCGCG AAAAAAGCACACCGCCTCCATCGCCTCAAAGCCAATGCTTCGGTACTTTGAAAGGTTTGGAACAGAGCATGAACCCCCAGTTAATGAAATATGCTCGAGAAACCGATATTAGCATAGCACTCTCTAGGAAAGAATCTCGGGAGAAACTCTTTGCTCTCTTCCCCCCTTTAGCGATGCTTTTAAAGTCCCCAAATTCTAGTCAAGACCAAGTAGaaccatttagagaaataTTTGGTAACAGGGTATTTTTGAAGTGCGAGAATATTAAGCTGAAATTGCAAGTGATGGACGAAAAAGAGAATTTGTGCCAAGTAGAgccatactacacgaccttgTGCCTATTCGACTTGAAGAGCGGCAGAAAACTGACTGAACATTTCCATTTCGACGTAAACAGTGATAGTATTCGCACAACTTTCACCAGCAGTCAGCAGAACGCTGACGCATCCAAAGTTAAATTAGATATTCTAGACAAAGTCTCATCAGAATGGCTGTTGTATCCCAGGCAGGGACTTCTTAGCATTACAAACCCCCATCCCGATATATTCCTCTTCGTTAGAATAGAGAAAGTTCTTCAAGGCGGCATCAGTCAAAGCTCAGATTCCTACGTAAAGGCCAACAGAGATCCAAGGGTGGGAATTAAGTgttacaaaaatattgccgCCTGTTGCCAAAGACTGGGAAAGTTTCGCATGCCGTTTGCGTGGACTGCCAGACCGTTATATAG GTTGTACAGCAATGAACTGGACACCGTGTCTGACTTCCACGCTATTTATCGCCAAGAAAGTAACAAGATGTCTGACGAGGAGGTTCTAAGAGTTTTGTCGGACTATCGAAAGCCCgacaaattcaataaatttactgTGATCCCTGGGTCTTTAGAAATAAAGATTTCAGCCTTTAGTGACTTACCACCAA ATTGCCTGACAACATCGTTGGTCCCCGTGAAACCGTTTTCACTCCCTACGTCGCATCCACCCACGTTTGAAGTGACCGAGTTCGAAGGTCAGTGCGAGAAAGACGTGCATCCATATACAACTTTTCTAAACCATCTTTACGTGTACCCTCTAAGCTTAAATTTTGATACGCAGAAAGTTTTTACTAGAGCTAGGAATATTGCCTGTGTTGTTGAACTTCGCGATAGCGATAACGACGAAGCCAAGGGAATCCCC TGTATTTATGGCCGCCCAGGCCAGCCCGCCCTGGTGTCCTCAATGTCTTGTGCTGTTTTGCACCACAACACCGTTCCAACATGGTACGAAGAAGTGAAAATCCGTCTTCCGACCAACATTTTGTACTCCCACCACTTGCTTTTTACGTTCTACCATATATCCTGTGATATAGCTAAAAAAAGAGACAATGGGATTGAGACTTGTGTGGGCTATGCCTGGCTGCCGCTTCTACATAAAGGAAAACTCAACGTGGACACCCAAATTATTCCCGTTGCTTCCCATCTTCCGCCCGGTTACCTAGCGGTACAATCATTCGGGCTTGGAAAAGGG AATGCAGGTCCAGAAATCAACTGGGTAGACGCCCAAAAGCCAATCTTCACCGTCAGTTTCAATCTAGTCTCAACTGTGAACACCAAAGACCAGCACCTGTTCAACCTATTTTTGCACGCCGAAAGGTTACTGGATCCCAAACCAACTGCCATCCCTTCTGAGTCAGAAAcgtgcaaaatattaaaagctcTCCACGCGATCCACCTCACAACCCTTATAACTTTCCTTCCTACTTTATTCGACCAGCTATTCACGTTGCTGGTGGTTACCACGAGCAGTGAAATCGGCCTTAACGTGATCAGGGTAATGATTAACCTCGTGAATATGCTTTGCGACTCAAATAGGAAAGACGTTCTCAACGCCTATGTCAAGTACAATTTTGCTCTGATTGGGAGCAAGAGAAACGCTACTGTGCACGAGGAGATGGGCAGACACTTGCCCGCCATTTTAGACCCCAACAATCCTGATTTTTTGGTTGTTAACAAGTTCATGCATCACTCGGATTTCTTCTTCGAAATTATGACGAAGAGTATGACACAGCACTTGTTGGTTTCGGGAAGAATTAAG ATGCAGAGACACGAACGCTTTCCCACCGACTATCTCAACCAACTAGAGAGCCTTAGCCAAGTGCTCATATCGTACATTCTAAACAAATACAAAGAAACTCCATTGGAGACTAAGGAGCTCAACAAGAATCTGGCGAATTTCTTCAAG CGCTGCCTGTCACTAATCGATAGAGGATTTGTGtttaaactaataaaatgGTACATGGATAAATTTAACCCCGGTGATCCCCGAGTGCTGCAAGAGATCAAGTTTGCATTCCTCGAAGTTGTTTGCAACCACGAGCATTATGTAGCCTTTAATCTACCCATTCAGCAATCGAGACTGAGCCCTCGTAACAAATCCCCTGATCCCCTAGATGAACTGTCTCTCTCGGAGACTTTTTGCAAGCACCACTTCATTGTGGCTTTGCTTTTAGAGGAGGTGAAGTTGTCACTGAATGAAGTGACCTACGTGAGGCGTATAGGATTGACCACTCTCAGGAATTTAGTGGCGAAGCACGAGTTCGATGATCGGTTCCAGAATAAGGGCCAAATGGGGCGAGTCGCGATGATTTATCTGCCGTGGCTGGGCATtgccattgaaaatattaaccGGATAAGTTTGGAAGAACAAGGAGATGAGGGAGCTGTGGACAGTTTAGTAAACCGAATGTCCTCTAGTAGTTCTTACTTGTTCGGAAAAAGCTCCGCCAGTGAATGTACGCCCAAGAGTCATCGCTTCACTCTACACCTGGACAAAGACAGTCCAATGCATATAAGGAATTCCGCGTTTTTTGACGCTATTGCCGGTCAAT CTCTTGTGAATGGACAGTCTTTAAGCATTGACTCGGACATTTCCGTTTTATCGGGAGACGACAAATCCACCCTGTCTCAAGACACCACCATAATCAGGGAGGATTCCTTGAAAAATGGAGGTGGTGATCATCATCCCAAAACCCACGAACGCAGCACCTCCAGTCATTTACCTCGTTACGACAAGCTACATTTCCATGAAATCAAAGACATGCTCttggtttatttatttgttttgaagcACGCGAACGAGGAGCATTTGGTGATGTGGTGGCAGTCATATCCAGAATCCGATGTGGTAAATTTCTTCAGTATGTTGGAGTTCGCTCTGCATTGTTTCAAGTACGAGGGTTTGAGAAATGTGAACGTCGTCAAGACTCCCGATACGGAAAATGTGAAGCCGAGGTCTAAAAAGGCTCATACACTGCCGGCCAGGATTAATCCCTCTGAAATTAACCACGAGGGCACCGGGACGCTTGTGATACATACTAACAGGGAGAATCTTATTGAGAGTG AAAATGAGGTACACAAAAAGCAACAAGCTACCTTAGAGCAGCACTTGGCTTCAGAAGTGGGCTTAATCACTCTGGATTGCATTGGACTTTACTCCATGCACTTCAAGAAAAAGCTCATCGCTACCGGAAGCGACAGcgaaataatgaagaaaatctTCGATGTCTTCCTAAGCATGATTCAAATAGGGCAAAGCGAGAGCCTCTTCAAGCACCTATTTGCTGCATTGAGGGCCTTCATTAACAACTACTCCAACGTCTTCTTCCAGG gaaatgcTTCCTTGTGCGGAAAATTGTGTTATGAGCTCCTGAAATGTTGCAACAGTCGTGTTTCGTCGATCCGGCAGGAATCCTGCGCTCTCCTCTACTTGTTGATGCGAAGCAACTTCGAGTTTACCAACAGAAAAGGCTTGACTAGGGTGCATTTGCAAGTCATCATTTCCGTATCCCAAATGTTGGGCAACATCGTCGGGCTGAATAATGCGAGGTTTCAGGAAAGTCTGTCGCTCATCAACAGTTACGCCTCAAGTGATAAAGCGATGAAGGGAACAG GTTTTCCTACCGAAGTGAAGGATCTGACAAAACGGATTCGTACGGTGTTGATGGCGACAGTTCAAATGAGAGAACACCATCAAGACCCGGAAATGTTGGTCGATTTACAGCACAGTTTGGCCAATTCGTATGCGTCCACTCCCGAGTTGAGACATACGTGGCTGGAGACAATGACCAGGAATCATGCTAGGGATGGCAATTATTCGGAG GCTGCATGTTGTCAGCTGCATATTGCTGCCCTAATGGCAGAGTatctaaaactgaaaaaagtgCAAAGTTGGGGCGCAGAGGCGTTCGCCAAAATATCTTCCAATATCCCCAAAGATGAGAAAGGCTTAAAACTAGATAGCGGGGTTCAGGATATCCAATACACGGAATTCACCTTGCTGGAGCAATTAGAGAGCTGCGCAGAGTACATTGATAAAGCTGAACGTTACGAAATCATGGGTGAACTCTTTAAATTGGTAATTCCACTATATGAGAAAAAGCGCAATTATGAGCAACTAAAAAAAAGCTATCAGAGCTTAGCCCAGAACTACGACAAAGTAATCGAGGTGAATCGATCTGGAAAGCGTCTTTTGGGGCGCTATTACCGTGTGGGATTCTATGGCAGCGCTTACTTCGAGGAGGAGAACGGCAAAGAGTATGTTTACAAAGAACCGAAAGTAACGTCTTTGAGTGAAATATCAGAGAGACTAGAGCGGCAGTATTCGGAGAAATTCGGCCAGGACACGGTGAAAATGATTCAGGACTCCACGCCAGTGGCGCAGGGCGAACTGGACCCTAAGTTAGCGTACATTCAGGTTACTCATTTAACTccgcattttgaaaaaactgaacTGGAAGACCGGCAAACGGAGTTCGAACAAAACCACGATGTACGCACTTTTATGTACGAGACGCCCTTTACTAAGGACGGAAGGGCGAGGGGAAATCCTGAAGAACAATGGAAGAGAAGAACTGTACTGAAAA CGAGTTACGCATTTCCGTACGTGAAGAAGAAAATCCTTGTGGAGTCACGAAGAATTATCGAATTGAAGCCGATAGAGGTTGCTATAGACGAGATGCAAGCTCGGGTGGCCGAATTGGAAGACGTGGTGTTTTCGCAACCCACCGATGCCAAGAAATTGCAGCTAAGGCTGCAGGGCAGCGTGTGCGTGCAGGTCAATGCCGGACCCTTGGCCTATGCCACCGTCTTCTTGGATCCCTCTCTGAGTAACATGTATCCTGACGATAAAGTCGAAGAGTTAAAAGATATATATAG AGAATTCTTGAAAATCTGCTACTCTGCCTTACAAATAAACGCGAAACTTATAGCCCACGACCAGCAAGAGTACCAGGAAGTGTTAAggcaaaattacaagaaattgTGCTTGTCACTGTCAACATTATTTGGAGAGTCTCTGTGGCCTCACGACGAAACAGGCAGTTTTAAGAGGAATAGCATGGGTTTATTCAGCCCTGTGACCGGAGCTGCTCAAAACTCTAGCACTGCTTAA